The genomic DNA TCAACGGTGAGCACAGAGGACAGAGCCAAAATGGTGTCTTACTGAGTACCAATAACTGACAAAGATGAGGATGCTGCTCACTGTATATCTAGGTGCTTCAAGACAGACAAATTTTCGTGGCCTCTACCTTAATAGTCAACAGTACAGTTAATGATGTATCTGTGTTTCCAAAGGAAAATGACTAACTGCATTTGCAGAGCCACAGACAAATACAAGACTGCtttgtaaaaagtaaaaaaaaaatgcacaactTCCACAACCCCAATCTTTAAAGATACACTTAgcttttcatttatcatttccTTGTTTGAGTTCACAATGTTCTGGGATGTACTGGATTAGTCAGAACGGAGTACGTTACGCTCTCTACATCTAAGTTCTTGCCCAACCACAAGGCCTTTTCGTGAGGCTGTGGTCTGTACAGTACCTCACACTGGTTGGTGAGTTTGGTGCAGGAGATGTCCAGTTGCTGGTACTGCTCTTTGAGTTGGGAGAGCTCAGACTCCAGACGCGTCTGCTCCAGTTTAATACAGTTAAGCACACTCTTCAGGTTCTTATGGTCTGCCTGCAGCACCTCATTGTCCGTCAGCAGCTTCTGGTATGTCTGGTTTAGCCTGTGTGGACCAAGAAATTGATGGTGTTTTGTGGATTCTGTGTAAGAGAGGGTCATTTGGACCATTGGCTGAACACTGCAATAACAAGACTTTTGGGTAGCAgtaacaggtacacacacacacacacacacacacacactgaccagtctTTCTCATCTCGCAGTCTCTGGCACTCTGCAGCagcttctctgtgttctttcgTCACCTGCTGCatcctctcctgctcctccctTAGGACTTTCTGCAGCCCCTCCAACTGAGCTTTTTGCTGCAGCAATGTGTTATACctgcaacaaacacacacacacacacacacacacacacacacagacacatagacacacacagtcactacagtTAAGCGTAGGGGAAAGGAGAAGTGTCCACAGGCCAGGGagtgtaaaattaaaatgtccAGAAAGTGGACAATACTAAGCGATATGTACATGTTGTATGCGGGTAgtctttgtgacagtgtgtgtactgacctgtCCTCCAGGGAGCGATGTTCTAGCTCCAGACTGCGGTGACTGGTCTTCAGGTCGGCGTGTTTGTTTATAAGAGCCTCATACTCGGCGGCCTGTTTCTCGTGCAGGGCCGTCAGACGCTCGTGGTCACGAAGCAACAGCTCGTTGACCGTGCGCAGGTCGTCGCGGTCGCGTACGGCGCTCTCCTTTTCCCCTTCAGCGCTGAATTGCAGCCTCTGCAGCTGAGAATTCTGGGCCATCAGTGAAGCACTCTGGGAATTCAAAGCAGACTTTTCCACCTGTTAAAGAAAAAGCAGATGTGCTCAGTGAGGGTACAATGTGTTTCTAGATTGTAAGAATGTATGTCTCGAATGTATTTCTAGAATGTGTTGTTTTAGCGAACTAGCCTGCAGAATGAaccgttttttattttttgttgttttttttttttaacatgtgtttTAATATGTGCCCGACCTGCAACTGGGCATTCTGCGTCTGCAGGGCTGTGTTGCTCTCCTGCAGAGAGGCCGTCTGCCGTTGCAGCGCCACGATCTGCGCATTCAGCCCGCCTGACTGCGCCTGCACCTGCTTAAGCTGCGTATGCAAACTCTGCCTTTCTGCCTGCAGCGTTGCATTCtgtaccaaaaaacaaacaagacaagagGATGCTTGAAGTCATTATGTCATAACATAACAAAGGCAATTTAATGTTCAAGAACTTTTCCACTGTGAATAATACCCAAAGGCGTAGCACAGAATGactttttgttgctttttttttttggccacgTGGAGGAAGAACTTACATTTCTCTCCACTTCAATGAGGCGATCTTTAACCCTGAGCAGCTCTCGCGTTGTCTCCTGACTCTCCTTCTGCCACTCCCTCACAGCCTGTGGTGGGGAGGTTCCTCcagccctctcctcctcctccctctgcaACAGCGCCTCATAGTTCTGCTTCAcctgcaagacacacacaccaggcgtTAGATGACGTGTGTCCTGCAAGGTTTGCTAAACATTCCCACCTGGGacacttacacttttttttattattattagtattactatgtaaatgacattaaataaaaatatatcttaaaaaaaaaaacagtctgaaatTTTTCGGTTGAATAACGTTAACTGATAATGTGCGAATGACATAATTGTCCCAGATGCATCTCCTTAAAGGAGAAACCAGAAAATCATTTAATATTCTGTTAGTCCTCTGAACTCTGTAAACTATCGTTTTACTGGTTAGTAGAACCTTTGCACATGAAATACTCTTCACATACACTGTAGGCCAAGTGAATACATAACAAACAGATTTAACCTATTTAGCTAAGCTGCTTGATGTCTGACTCACAGTCTTGAGTTCATGGCGCAGCTGCTGGTTCAGGCTGGACGATTCCTGCAGTCGAGCCTCCAAGGCAGCAATCTTCTCCTCTTTAATCTCCAGAGATCTTTTTAGAGAAGATTCCAACTCCATCTCCAACATCTTAAACcggctaagagagagagagtgagagagagagagtgagagtgggagagagagagagagaatgtaacaAGGTGAGTTCCAATCACTTGGCTCTAAAAAAACCTCCATGAAAGACTCTTTGATGTAGGTGAAGTCAACCAGACACCTAACGGTCCTTGAACCTTGATTCTGACGTCTCACTAAAGAGGGATAGTCGTGACTATACCTGTGGTCTGCTGTTTCTTGGTCACCCAGAAGCCTCTCCTGGTTCAGCCCCATCCTGTCCAGTTCGTGGGTTAACTTCTCTagatcattctctctctgctgtgtcttCAACCTCTCACTGACAAGCTCCTGTGGAACAAACAACCTCCTCTTGTTTCATGGCCTCAGCACAATTAAAGCCATCTCTCATACCGCTACGTCTTACTGAAGAAAGATGATGAGCTAATGATCTCTATTAAAATTCAGCTGAGTGGGTCAGCATAAAGAAAGGTGACGTGAACCACATATAGATAAAGTACGAGTGTCCTGACCTCTCTTAGTGTGGCCAGTGTCCGCTTGTCGATGGCTGCCTGTTTGAGCAGCTCCTTGTTTTCAGTCTCCAGCTCTTTGGTCCTGGTATGGGTTTCCCTGAGGGTAGCGACCTCTTTGGCTAAGGCTCTGTTCTCCTTCTCCAATCCAGCCTGCCTCAGGCTGCTGCTGTCCAGTGTTGCCTCCTGAATCTCCGCTCGCTGCCGCAGACGCCGGTTTTCCTTCTCCAGGCGACCCTTGTCCCGCTCCAGCTGAGAGTTCTCCTGTTCCATGGCCCGGTTCTCTGTCTCAAGCTGTTCTAGGCGTCGGCTGGAGATCCTCAGCTCTTCCACGTTACCCTGCAGAGACTGGTTCTCTGCCTCAAGGTCCTGTAGCTGTGCTTCAAGGTTCTGAACCTTGCGGTTCATGTCCTCAAGCATCTGGGAGAGTTTTTGGTTCTCTGCTTTAAGGGCTTGGAGATTGGACTCTGGGCAGCTTATCCTTTTAGTAAACGCAATCATCTGCTGTTCCTCCTGGAGTGCATGGGTGTTGGGAGAAGTTTGAGAAGACTTATAATGATATTCTTGATCTTCTCTTTTACACTCTGCAAGCGAACCAGCCTCTGCGTTTGCCGCAACCTCCTGCGCAAAAGTGTTGTCCTTTCCCAGCAAGTTAGTGCTCTTCTTCCTTAGACCTCTGTCAGACTCTCCTaggccagtttgactgttaAGACTCTGCTTCAGGTTGGATTCATGCTCAACCTGCACCTCAAGCGACTTCATCGCTGGAATCTTCTCATCATTTATCGGCCAATCCTCGTCAGTCCTCCTCTGCTGTCTCAGGGACAACATGCTCTTATTTAACTCTTCATTCTCCTCTATCAGGACCTTTACCTATAGGgtgttgaaatgaaaattaCAGTTCGAATGGTTAACTCATGAACATTACATTcttacaaacaaacaccaggTTAAGGATAAGCGAGGGTGCCAAACAGTAATACAGATACAAATTTATAAACCACTGAGAATGAATTCATTATGCTAACAAGGGCAGCAAAACTTCCAGTACCTGATGTCTCCTGGTGTGGTTTAAGGCTCATAAAGTAAGTATACTCCAGAAACGTAACACACAGAAATTGTTGTGTTCCTCACCTCCTGTGTGAGGCTGGTGTTTCTGCCCCCCTCCGAGGGGCTTCGGGCTCTTCTCAGCTCCTGAAGAGTTTTCAGCAGGCTCCGATTTTCCTGTTCCAGCCTCAGCAACCTGCTGCACGTGCTCTCTGTCACCTCCTGATCCAGAGACTTCTGCTCTGCATCCACAAACCATGCCAAAGATTATATCCCACACCAAAAAACCACAGAAAAgtccaaccacacacaccacacatcattTCCTACCGTTCTATATGTCATTCAGCACTTGAGAGCACAAGGAAAACGCGGCTGTATACAGTTTTAGAGGCGTTACCTGTTGGAGATGTGGTTTGGGGGTCTTTGGAGAGCTGCTCCAGCTCCCAGCCCAGGTGCAGGGACTCATCCAAGGTTCTTCTCTGAGCTAGCTCTAGAGCTACGTTCTCCTCCAACAACTCCTCGATACGTCTCTTGTCCAGAGCCCTCTCCTGAAGGAACACGTGAATGGTcgtgagtctgtgtgtaacaTGTCTCCAATCTCCTCAAAGCCACCCATCACTCCTTCCATAAATCTGTCCGTCCGTCCCTGTTCCGTGACCAagaacatctttctctctccgtctctcttttcttACCTCTTCCATATCGTGAAGCCTGGCCTgcagttggagtgtgtgtttctccaagTGGTGCGATTTTTCTGACCGCGCTCTGGAACTTTCAAGCTGTTCCTCCAGCATGGATTTGGTCTCTAGCAACACTTGATTGTCCTCCTTCAGCTCCTACCCACAACCACGGGCATAATGGAGAAAACATATCAGCAAATATAAATTTAGCACAAGCTAAACATCCCTTTTCATTTATACATGATGCCATTAAAAGTAACCACCACATAATCAGTGCAGTGGACTGGGGTAtatttttgttggtgtttttggGTCTGTCTTCTTGTACTTTCGATtggaaatgagagaatgaaatcTAGGTGGACACAGCGCAGACTGCTAGTTCTAATTTCAGGGTAATATTATCCGTAATAgatcaaatatttatgaatgacaGCACATTTGGTACACGGTCCCCATTTTTAGGGCAACACAAATACTTTCTGAACTGACTCCACTGCTAGGCTTTAAAAgcctggtgtgtctgtgtgtgcgcatgggtAAGAAAGCTGCCCGGTCGTAACTCTAAGCTTTTGTGTTTAGCCTTTTGGACACTGTCGATGAGGTTGAGCAAGACACAGTGGTTAAAAACCGAAGCTAGCCTTCTCAAGGGAgaataaatcaaattaaaggTGTTGCAGAAACACCGGAAATGCCAAAAAGTAACTGTTTGGTAGCAttaaccaagaaaaaaaaggcatcgagtctaaaacaacaaaaaaacgtgtCACTGTCCAAAGACTTTTGGGGCCTCGATGTACATGTGCATATGTTCGTGTTTTAGTGTGGTAATTCACACTTACATAATCAATGATAAAGACATACATACCCAATAACGACACCACTCCCTCGCTGACATTGAAACATGATTCATTTGAGAAGATACAGTATCTACATGCATTACGTTACCTCCACTTTAGCTCTGTAGAACTCCATGTTGTGTAGCTTGTCCCTATAGCGTCCCACCTCACTCTCCAGCTTGTCAGCCTTGAGGGCTTTCTCTCTGAGCGCGTCCAGCTCATCGCGATATGTCCGCACCGCTCGTGCGTCTGAGAGCAGCAGCACATTCTGACAGGAGCCAATCAGGGTGAAGGAATGCAAacataacagacaaacaactTGTGAACCCAAGTCTTATAACAAACTCATAATGCCTTAACACATGAAAGTCTGCACACAAGTCGAGAAAAAGTGATTTGAAGTGGCATGAAATACAGGATGTCGACTTAGTGGCGATTACAGTACAACAACAGGATCCAGGGATTCAAGTCAACTCCTCAAGCAATAATGAACCATGAATGGTATAGATGTTTTCAATACCTCCTGCTGAATCCTCTTGAACTCTACCCCCATATTGTCCAGTTCCTGCCTGCAGTCCAGTAGCTGttcacttttctcttctcttctcagaaaaAATGGATAGGaagcagggagggaggggttaaTGGATTGAGCTTTATAAACATAAAGCACAAAATCGGCAGGAAAATCTGAACAGATGCACTTCTTTCTATTCATATACATGCCACATTCATGCAACTGCATACAAgaaatttaaacatttagacacttcaaaaaaaaaaaaaaaaaaaaaaagtaaagtgaAAAAGGAACTAGTAGACGGTTAAATTTTGCACTTACACAAACATATCAAACTTCCCTTATGTGAGTATATTTACATATGCAAATACTACATGCAGAATAACGCGTCCTCTACTAAAAATACTAAGCTGGTGGGATAACGTATTGAATGTCCACTTAACAGTTTTAAAGACTGATCTTGGCTATTACGCCGTGATTGTTAACAAATGCGCGCTTCAACCACGGGGAGCGTCCAAAGGTCATTTTGAACCATCAGAATGCAAAGTCATTCACCGCCGTAATCGACTACAGTGAGGCATCGCCCGTGGCTACAATCATCAAATACCACACTAGCAGTGGAGTCatagaagagaaaagaggattaTGCCGGGAAGAGGGTCCGACGGAGCCCACAGTATAACCGTGACGACCAAACTGGGTCAGAAGACAAATGAAGGCCCAGTGCCACACACGGCCAGAGTGGCGGTAAACTGGGCCATGTTCCCCTTCAGGCACCACATCAGACTTATCATCCTCACCAGAGTTTGGACGACACGGATTTTTCTCAAAATGGAACATGTTTAAAGGAGTCGGTCTTTAAGATGGTCACAGTCGGTTTTCACATCAGGctgcagtttgtgtttgtgtgactggtGTTTACTGGTGAGCTGCCATAAAAATGTTAAGAACCGAATCTTGTTTGTTGCTCGTGTCGCGGCTGATATGTAGCTGACGGTGACGGaacgcgcgcgtgtgcgtgtgggtgtgaaGGGCCCGACAGGCAAAGCAAaatgtcccaaaaaaaaaacgaaaaaaaaaataaaaacgtttTGACTGACCCAAATCAAAAGATGTAACATGCAAACACCCACAGCGACATGAACTTAAACAaggaattaaaagaaaaaaaaaaaaaagtactggcAAATTTCACTATAAATGCCAACGCAGCAAATGAAactgtcataacacacacacacgcatacacacacacgcacacacacttgactgATCCTTCATCAAAGTCCACACTCACAGTTCCTGCCTGAGTCGTCTGATCCTAGCTTTTGAGTCAGCCAGCTCCACGGCCAGCTGCTGATGAGATACAGACTGATGTGCACGGGAGGACTCAGCGGGGGTGGTGGGCTCATCGCTGGCAAACTCTGCAGTCTGcacgctctccctctcctgcgTCAGCTCCATAATGGTCTCcagggagggagaagaggaggaggaggaggaggaggggggggggggacagatcAGCAAGTTAAAAtcatatttgcatttgtgtttcagtgcaATTATATGACCTGTGGTCTTACAAATCACTTCAGAGAGCTGATCTATAAATTTGTCGCATTACATCATGTCAAATGCAACACACGAATTTAGATTTTACTTAATGAATTCTGACAATGTCTAGAGCATGGCATTGGTCATTGTtaaataagggggaaaaaagtaagcgagaggaaaaacatttctgttgtaCCTCCAGCTGTTTGTCACGTTGGTCCAGTAAATGGCTGAGATGGACAGCCATGGTCCTGGACATAGACACCAGCTCCTCAGGACAAAGGTCACTCACATCCAACCAGTGCAGGTCAAACACATTCTCCTGACTGTGGGTGACCTGCgaaatcagcacacacacacagacacacacacacacaagtatgcaAAGTTAAGATTTTACTATGATACAGGTAACTATTTTCTTCATCTTGACGTTAAATAACTGTCGTTATGGGGAGTACATCTTTCATGGGtgtttttttgcattctctAAATATCCTTATGCATCTGTGCCCAGAACTATTGTTGATTAAACAATGTTCAGTCAGAGCACCAGGATAACACTAACCATGGAAAACAGCCTGTGGCAAGAACTAAAGGACAGTTCAATACTTGGAAacccacagcacacagcagaggcTGCctaagattaaagattaaagattGTGGCTGTGTGCTTttatgtgtgatgtgagtgaaTTTATGCTGTGACTCATACAGAGCCTTTGTATTATTCCTCAAAGGAATCTTTAAGAATCACAACCGATTCTATAGCATGACCTGTTTACATTGAAGGCTAGCTATTCCAATGAATGATCTTTTAGTGCCTCTGGAAACTCTCATGTTcattatagatatatatgtatgtgtgtgtatacatatatatacacacacacacacacacacacacacatatatatatatatatatatttataattacacatacacacacgcacgcgcatatGAATACATATAGCATGGGAGCGTGTGAGCATGAACATGGGAGTTTCTACAGGCACTAACAGCATCAACAGTTAGAAGCATCAGGATACTGATGCTACTATTAAGCTACTGGTAatcagtaatatatatatatatatatacacgcacacagaaatatagacacacatatgttttatcatgcacacacaatagAACAACAGTCATTGTCTAGTTATTGTTACTTTTACCTGAAAACACCTCCTGCTTGACTGAATCAAGCGACTCAAGGCTAACAGGGTTGAGTTAATGATATTTGTTTGACTCGGTCAAGACAATGAGTTTGCATAATGTTTTCAAGTAAACAATTTCCATTTTACTGCATAGCACAAATGGAAACATCGAGATACCTCTTGAATATGAGACGCAATTGCAGCTTTTGTATCAAATTCAAGGGTTTGGATCTTCTCAATGTAGTCCTCTTTTTTCTCACACTGAAAATAAGTGGAAACAGAGaagggtaaagaaaaaaaaaaaaagaaaagaaagaaaacacagcccTGCATTCTCTGCACTTCCTGTTAGAGAGGTCAGACCAGAGTCAGAGA from Chanos chanos chromosome 8, fChaCha1.1, whole genome shotgun sequence includes the following:
- the ccdc88aa gene encoding girdin, which translates into the protein MESEVLPILEQFMLTPLVTWVKTCGQMSAQDGNTLSEYTELVDGIYLNKIMDQINPNPATQDVRKVNSDAVQRSQNLSVLVHRIRTYYQETLRQLIMMPLPNVMVLGRTPFCEQSLDEMRRLLLLLLGCAVQCEKKEDYIEKIQTLEFDTKAAIASHIQEVTHSQENVFDLHWLDVSDLCPEELVSMSRTMAVHLSHLLDQRDKQLETIMELTQERESVQTAEFASDEPTTPAESSRAHQSVSHQQLAVELADSKARIRRLRQELEEKSEQLLDCRQELDNMGVEFKRIQQENVLLLSDARAVRTYRDELDALREKALKADKLESEVGRYRDKLHNMEFYRAKVEELKEDNQVLLETKSMLEEQLESSRARSEKSHHLEKHTLQLQARLHDMEEERALDKRRIEELLEENVALELAQRRTLDESLHLGWELEQLSKDPQTTSPTEQKSLDQEVTESTCSRLLRLEQENRSLLKTLQELRRARSPSEGGRNTSLTQEVRNTTISVCYSSQTSPNTHALQEEQQMIAFTKRISCPESNLQALKAENQKLSQMLEDMNRKVQNLEAQLQDLEAENQSLQGNVEELRISSRRLEQLETENRAMEQENSQLERDKGRLEKENRRLRQRAEIQEATLDSSSLRQAGLEKENRALAKEVATLRETHTRTKELETENKELLKQAAIDKRTLATLREELVSERLKTQQRENDLEKLTHELDRMGLNQERLLGDQETADHSRFKMLEMELESSLKRSLEIKEEKIAALEARLQESSSLNQQLRHELKTVKQNYEALLQREEEERAGGTSPPQAVREWQKESQETTRELLRVKDRLIEVERNNATLQAERQSLHTQLKQVQAQSGGLNAQIVALQRQTASLQESNTALQTQNAQLQVEKSALNSQSASLMAQNSQLQRLQFSAEGEKESAVRDRDDLRTVNELLLRDHERLTALHEKQAAEYEALINKHADLKTSHRSLELEHRSLEDRYNTLLQQKAQLEGLQKVLREEQERMQQVTKEHREAAAECQRLRDEKDWLNQTYQKLLTDNEVLQADHKNLKSVLNCIKLEQTRLESELSQLKEQYQQLDISCTKLTNQCELLTQLKGNLEEENRHLLDQIQSLMLQNRTLLEQTMESKDLFHVEQRQYIDKLNELRRQKEKLEEKIMDQYKFYDPSPPRRRGNWIALKMKKLMKSRSRERVRSLTPPARSESCEGLPELHCHDNGSFVGSQGSVESGSNSLHDDALSPKRSSTLKMFRVIRGKPREKDKVRSFFRRSLSLNDLHHHAEGHSDGDLHHHAEGHLDGDLKPLEGQTEWDERSELQTSSFSHTTKMSMNHPPSSVNHLHRSTDDPKPRVRAKGKESRTETPPSGPRDNHQVQDAAEADGLESRAQSESSGEFSLSAENEAWSNGSSPIQEPPSRRPSDPSPPDRPPPKDAGKRQGSCSSGHGLWRSNTVRAAAGQGAERRKELRKTESVRVYSSSPKILLQTQSKSSSISGCLDCFATPLRREGRAGAIEMPATLPRASSVISTSEGASRRASFHSTGSGRSVAPSPSKCCRGSQGLEVPVPLNEFPGKVVADGCPLVEEEPLFGTTFTIDSVFTDTIFSEHVRCGHNDQTVLCLNTSLVHNITAMPAKLGPHETTVLHDGVSKSQNGGPCSGQQDDLTIKDFTTANHKTVSDQCVNPSSENKQSVVA